One segment of Polaribacter huanghezhanensis DNA contains the following:
- a CDS encoding ABC-F family ATP-binding cassette domain-containing protein, producing the protein MNYLSVENISKSYGERILFEELSFGINKDQKVAFVAKNGSGKTSILNIIAGLDVPDTGQVISRKGIQISYLAQNDELDPTLTIKEVVFSSENKTLQVIEQYNKALEDPENAEAYQKAFELMEQHNAWDFDTQYKQILSKLKFENLQQKVSELSGGQKKRLALATILINKPDLLILDEPTNHLDLEMIEWLESYFAKEKITLFMVTHDRYFLERVCNEIVELDHGKLYRYKGNYSYYLEKKEERIALEQTTVEKAKNLYNKELDWMRRQPKARTTKSKSRIDDFYEIKEKAHKRRQDHQVQLEINMERLGSKILELHKIKKSFDDTLILDGFEYVFKRGERIGIIGKNGTGKSTFLNLITQKIPVDGGKVVLGETVKFGYYTQSGIVIKEGQKVIEVIREFGEFIPLTKGRKITAGQLLERFLFDRKKQHDFVEKLSGGEQKRLYLCAVLIQNPNFLILDEPTNDLDVITLNVLEDFLLDFPGNLLVVSHDRYFMDKIMDSLFVFRGDGVIENFPGNYSDFRAYEDSKPREEKPNILSSKKEVTKSTSSPKGKLSFNENREFGLLETDIAKLEKKKTQIEHQFANNEISSEEINEKSQELQKIIADLGQKEERWLELSMKLEG; encoded by the coding sequence GTGAATTACTTATCAGTAGAAAACATCTCAAAATCTTACGGCGAAAGAATTCTTTTTGAAGAACTTTCGTTTGGCATAAACAAAGATCAAAAAGTTGCCTTTGTTGCCAAAAACGGAAGTGGAAAAACATCCATTTTAAACATTATTGCTGGTTTAGATGTTCCAGATACTGGACAAGTAATTAGTAGAAAAGGAATTCAGATTTCGTATTTAGCACAAAATGATGAGTTAGATCCAACACTTACCATTAAAGAAGTTGTTTTTTCTTCAGAAAACAAAACCTTACAAGTTATTGAGCAATACAACAAAGCTTTAGAAGATCCAGAAAATGCAGAAGCGTATCAAAAAGCTTTTGAGTTGATGGAACAACACAACGCCTGGGATTTTGACACCCAATACAAACAAATTTTATCAAAATTAAAGTTCGAGAATTTACAGCAAAAGGTTTCCGAGCTTTCTGGTGGACAAAAAAAACGCTTGGCTTTAGCAACTATTTTAATCAATAAACCCGATTTATTAATTTTAGACGAACCAACAAATCATTTAGATTTAGAAATGATTGAATGGTTAGAAAGTTACTTTGCTAAAGAAAAAATAACTCTTTTTATGGTAACGCACGATCGTTATTTTTTAGAACGTGTTTGTAACGAAATTGTAGAATTAGATCACGGAAAATTATACAGATATAAAGGGAATTATTCGTATTATTTAGAGAAAAAAGAAGAGCGAATTGCGCTAGAGCAAACTACGGTAGAAAAGGCAAAAAACCTTTACAATAAAGAACTAGATTGGATGCGTCGTCAACCAAAAGCAAGAACCACAAAATCGAAATCTAGAATTGACGATTTTTACGAAATCAAAGAAAAAGCACACAAGAGAAGACAAGATCATCAGGTTCAGTTAGAGATTAATATGGAACGCTTAGGAAGTAAAATTTTAGAGCTTCATAAAATTAAAAAATCATTTGATGACACCTTGATTTTAGATGGATTTGAATACGTTTTTAAGCGTGGAGAACGCATCGGGATTATTGGTAAAAACGGAACAGGAAAATCGACTTTCTTAAATCTAATTACACAAAAAATTCCTGTTGATGGCGGTAAAGTTGTGTTAGGTGAAACCGTAAAATTTGGGTATTATACACAAAGCGGAATCGTTATAAAAGAAGGGCAAAAAGTAATTGAGGTAATTAGAGAATTTGGAGAATTTATTCCGTTAACCAAAGGACGAAAAATTACCGCTGGTCAATTATTAGAACGCTTTTTATTCGACAGAAAAAAGCAACACGATTTTGTAGAAAAATTAAGTGGAGGGGAACAAAAACGCTTGTATTTATGTGCGGTTTTAATTCAGAATCCAAACTTTTTAATTTTAGATGAACCCACAAACGATTTAGATGTTATAACCTTAAATGTCTTAGAAGATTTCTTGTTAGATTTTCCTGGAAACTTATTGGTAGTTTCTCACGACAGGTATTTTATGGACAAAATAATGGATTCTCTTTTTGTGTTTAGAGGAGATGGTGTTATAGAAAATTTTCCTGGAAATTATTCAGATTTTAGAGCCTATGAAGATTCTAAACCTAGAGAAGAAAAACCGAATATCCTTTCATCAAAAAAAGAAGTCACAAAATCTACTTCTAGCCCTAAAGGAAAACTAAGTTTTAATGAAAATAGAGAATTTGGTTTGCTAGAAACCGATATTGCTAAGTTAGAAAAGAAGAAAACTCAGATTGAACATCAGTTTGCTAACAATGAAATTTCATCAGAAGAAATCAATGAAAAATCACAAGAATTACAAAAAATTATTGCTGATTTAGGGCAAAAAGAAGAACGTTGGTTAGAGCTTTCTATGAAGTTAGAAGGATAA
- a CDS encoding 3'-5' exonuclease, translating to MNLHLKLENILFIDIETVPQEASWNSVSENTKQLFDQKTKYQRKEEFTVEEFYERAGIWAEFGKIICISAGFFVNQKNEKQLRVKSFFGDDEKELLVDFKKLLDTHFNKNEHVLCAHNGKEFDFPYIARRMIVHRIELPKKLNLFGKKPWEIPHLDTMELWKFGDYKHYSSLKLLTSILGIPSPKDDIDGSEVANVYYKEKNVDRIVTYCEKDTVAVAQLVLRFNNEELLEEYQIVSA from the coding sequence ATGAATTTACATTTAAAACTAGAGAACATCTTATTTATAGACATAGAAACGGTTCCGCAAGAAGCTTCTTGGAACTCAGTTTCTGAAAACACAAAACAGCTTTTTGATCAAAAAACAAAATACCAACGCAAGGAAGAATTTACCGTTGAGGAATTTTACGAACGTGCCGGAATTTGGGCAGAATTTGGAAAAATTATTTGCATTTCGGCGGGTTTTTTTGTGAATCAAAAGAATGAAAAACAACTGCGGGTAAAATCATTTTTTGGTGATGATGAAAAAGAGCTGTTAGTTGACTTTAAAAAGCTGTTAGACACACATTTTAATAAGAATGAGCATGTTTTGTGCGCACATAATGGAAAAGAATTCGACTTTCCGTACATCGCCAGAAGAATGATTGTGCACAGAATTGAATTGCCAAAAAAACTCAATCTGTTTGGTAAAAAACCATGGGAAATTCCGCATTTAGACACCATGGAATTATGGAAGTTTGGAGATTACAAACATTATTCTTCCTTAAAATTATTAACATCTATTTTAGGAATTCCATCACCTAAAGATGATATTGACGGTAGCGAAGTTGCAAACGTGTATTACAAAGAGAAAAATGTAGACAGAATTGTAACCTATTGCGAAAAAGATACAGTTGCTGTTGCTCAATTAGTCTTGCGTTTTAACAATGAAGAATTGCTCGAAGAATATCAAATTGTAAGCGCGTAA
- a CDS encoding response regulator transcription factor, whose amino-acid sequence MKKSDIKILLVDDEPDILEIVGYNLKNEGYQVFTAKNGAEGVKTARKVIPHLILLDIMMPEMDGIEACEKIRKIKELEHVIVSFLTARGEDYSQVAGFDAGADDYITKPIKPKVLVSKIKSLLRRLKKNEEQETTTRIGDIVINREEYVVFKGDRKIILPKKEFELFSLLTSKPGKVFKREIILDSVWGNEVIVGGRTIDVHIRKLREKIGDDFFKTIKGVGYKFVLEENNN is encoded by the coding sequence ATGAAAAAAAGTGATATTAAGATTTTATTAGTTGATGATGAGCCAGATATTTTAGAAATTGTTGGATACAATTTAAAAAATGAAGGATATCAAGTTTTTACCGCAAAAAACGGTGCTGAGGGTGTAAAAACTGCAAGAAAAGTGATTCCGCATTTAATTTTATTAGACATTATGATGCCAGAAATGGATGGAATTGAAGCTTGTGAAAAAATTAGAAAAATTAAAGAATTAGAGCATGTAATTGTTTCTTTTTTAACTGCTAGAGGCGAAGATTATTCTCAAGTTGCAGGTTTTGATGCGGGTGCAGATGATTATATTACCAAACCCATTAAGCCCAAAGTTTTAGTAAGCAAAATTAAATCTTTACTTAGGCGATTAAAGAAAAACGAAGAACAAGAAACTACTACCAGAATTGGCGATATTGTAATCAACAGAGAAGAATACGTCGTTTTTAAAGGCGACAGAAAAATTATATTACCCAAGAAAGAGTTTGAGCTTTTTTCTTTATTAACTTCTAAACCAGGCAAAGTCTTTAAGCGCGAAATTATTTTAGATTCTGTTTGGGGTAACGAAGTTATTGTTGGCGGAAGAACCATTGATGTACACATTAGAAAATTAAGAGAAAAAATTGGCGACGATTTCTTTAAAACCATTAAAGGTGTTGGTTATAAATTTGTTTTAGAAGAGAACAACAACTAA
- the purD gene encoding phosphoribosylamine--glycine ligase, with amino-acid sequence MNILILGSGGREHAFALKLAESNKVNQLFVAPGNAGTSQIASNININPTDFKAVKETVLKNKINMVVVGPEAPLVDGVHDFFLADNELKNIPVIGPKKDGALLEGSKDFSKIFMEKHHIPTARYQSFTKENLLEGFAFLETLNAPYVLKADGLAAGKGVLILDSLDEAKLELEEMVSHQKFGEASSTVVIEEFLDGIELSVFVLTDGKSYKILPSAKDYKRIGEGDKGLNTGGMGAISPVPFASEEFLQKVEERVVIPTVKGLQKDGIDYRGFVFIGLMNVDGNPQVIEYNVRMGDPETEAVLPRIESDLFDLFEGVANQTLHEKAFSVTSKVATTVMLVSGGYPEAYEKNKEILGVENVENSIVFHAGTTSKDGKVFTNGGRVMAITSFGETIEEALRKSYNSIDKISFENMNYRKDIGFDLI; translated from the coding sequence ATGAATATTTTAATATTAGGTTCTGGAGGTAGAGAACATGCTTTTGCATTAAAATTAGCAGAAAGCAACAAAGTAAATCAACTTTTTGTTGCTCCTGGAAATGCAGGAACTTCTCAAATTGCAAGTAACATTAATATCAATCCAACTGATTTTAAAGCGGTAAAAGAAACTGTATTAAAAAACAAAATTAACATGGTTGTTGTTGGGCCAGAAGCTCCTTTGGTTGATGGAGTTCATGATTTTTTCTTAGCGGATAATGAATTGAAAAATATTCCTGTTATCGGACCAAAAAAAGACGGAGCTTTGTTAGAAGGATCTAAAGATTTTTCTAAAATATTTATGGAAAAACACCACATTCCAACTGCACGTTATCAATCATTTACCAAAGAAAATTTATTAGAAGGATTTGCATTTTTAGAAACTTTAAATGCCCCGTATGTTTTAAAAGCGGACGGATTAGCGGCCGGAAAAGGAGTTTTGATTTTAGATTCTTTAGATGAAGCAAAATTAGAATTAGAAGAAATGGTTTCTCATCAAAAATTTGGAGAAGCTTCATCCACCGTTGTTATTGAAGAATTTTTAGACGGAATAGAATTGTCGGTTTTTGTGTTAACAGACGGAAAAAGCTATAAAATTTTACCATCAGCAAAAGATTATAAGCGTATTGGTGAAGGCGATAAAGGATTAAATACTGGCGGAATGGGGGCAATTTCTCCTGTGCCTTTTGCATCCGAAGAATTTTTACAAAAAGTTGAAGAACGCGTTGTAATTCCTACTGTAAAAGGGCTGCAAAAAGATGGAATTGATTATCGTGGATTTGTTTTTATTGGTTTGATGAACGTTGATGGAAATCCGCAAGTAATTGAATACAATGTGAGAATGGGCGACCCAGAAACGGAAGCTGTTTTACCAAGAATTGAGTCTGATTTATTTGATTTATTTGAAGGTGTTGCCAACCAAACATTACACGAAAAAGCGTTTTCTGTAACTTCAAAAGTTGCAACAACCGTAATGTTGGTTTCTGGTGGATATCCAGAAGCATATGAAAAAAACAAAGAAATTTTAGGCGTTGAAAATGTAGAAAATTCTATCGTTTTTCATGCCGGAACAACATCTAAAGATGGAAAAGTTTTCACAAACGGAGGAAGAGTGATGGCTATTACTTCTTTTGGAGAAACGATTGAAGAAGCATTAAGAAAATCGTACAATTCAATTGATAAAATTTCTTTTGAAAACATGAATTATAGAAAAGATATTGGTTTTGATTTAATCTAG
- a CDS encoding TonB-dependent receptor translates to MKKLIIVFVFLSQLISAQSKGTVKGILTDAESNNEPLPFVNVFIKGSTVGQTTDFDGNYSLNIAAGKYTLVFSFVGYQTIEKQIDVKDKETLVVNQKLSAKAGVTLNEVKIQGTINRAKVSAILLDQKKAIAIKTTIGAQELESKGVSDLATAVTKATGISKQEGSNNIFVRGLGDRYNSTTLNGLPIPSNNPSRKNITLDLFSTDIVQKIDINKIYNGTIYGDFGGANINIVSKEHVGKPSMEIGIGSGTNSNLSGNFYLQDGPGFSGFYKNNYPANALTGYNFTTSLDNVSKTPIATRISVKGGKKYQIGEEGNLNLFGTASFSSGYKFKEGIQRGSVNAQGLAYTDYTFKAYDYNTNTTAMLNAAYKVNANNTYKFSSLFINSSSQSLDEYSGVINVFDNASNGGGFVKRATFDKTALFVNQFLGNHKIGDKITVDWGISYNHINNVIPDRRQNMLVPKDNNDPTGVKVVSDLTSSDNHRFFQELFEDEVSANFSTSYLFAKDKEEVYKGKFTVGYSGRFKKVDFKATQFNFRINRNTVQPIVDPSNLNAYFNQANLTNKFFKIETFRGDASTANALDPQTYFGNQFINGGFLEAQYKFTPKFTAVLGVRLEHLYQDISWKTSLDPAGNKSTFTKFEFLPNATFKYEVNDKNNLKLAASKSYTLPQYKERAPFQFEEVTQIKFGNPDLNLSTNYNVDLRWEYFPKREEVISITGFGKIIKNPINEVIVASATNDISYVNTGKQATVFGAEFEIRKNIFSLENDKETAVLKNKLSAGFNASYMYSKQDFNRFKVINETNLNVNFTNKEGRLTGASDLILNADVTYKKDFSKTANLLATISYNYFSDRVYAIGSAGKGDLIDKGTGSLDIILKSELSKKIKLGFSLKNLLNPSIKRVQEIQNVEVLSFKNGIKGSLSLTYKLD, encoded by the coding sequence ATGAAAAAATTAATTATAGTATTTGTATTTTTAAGTCAATTAATTTCTGCTCAGAGCAAAGGAACTGTAAAAGGAATTTTAACTGATGCAGAATCTAATAACGAACCTTTACCATTTGTAAATGTATTTATTAAAGGCTCTACTGTTGGGCAAACAACAGATTTTGACGGAAACTATTCATTAAATATTGCTGCAGGAAAATACACACTAGTTTTTAGTTTTGTTGGATATCAAACGATAGAAAAACAGATTGATGTAAAGGATAAAGAAACCTTGGTAGTCAATCAAAAATTGAGCGCGAAAGCTGGAGTAACTTTAAATGAAGTTAAGATTCAAGGAACTATTAATAGAGCAAAAGTTTCTGCAATTTTATTGGACCAAAAGAAAGCCATTGCTATTAAAACAACTATTGGCGCTCAAGAATTAGAAAGCAAAGGGGTTTCTGATTTGGCAACCGCTGTAACGAAAGCAACCGGAATTTCTAAACAAGAAGGGTCTAATAATATTTTTGTGAGAGGTTTAGGAGATAGGTACAACTCGACTACATTAAATGGCTTGCCAATTCCATCTAATAATCCATCAAGAAAAAATATTACGTTAGATTTATTTTCTACAGATATTGTTCAGAAAATAGACATTAATAAAATATATAATGGAACAATTTATGGGGATTTTGGAGGAGCAAATATAAATATTGTTTCTAAAGAACACGTTGGAAAACCATCTATGGAAATTGGAATTGGTTCTGGAACAAACTCTAATCTTTCGGGAAATTTTTATTTACAAGATGGACCTGGTTTTTCAGGTTTTTACAAGAATAATTATCCAGCAAATGCTTTAACTGGATATAATTTTACAACAAGTTTAGACAATGTTTCTAAAACTCCAATTGCAACACGCATTTCTGTAAAAGGAGGAAAAAAATATCAAATAGGAGAAGAAGGAAATCTTAATTTATTTGGAACAGCATCTTTTTCTAGCGGATATAAATTTAAAGAAGGAATTCAAAGAGGAAGTGTAAACGCACAAGGGTTAGCGTATACGGATTATACTTTTAAAGCATATGATTATAACACCAACACTACAGCGATGCTAAACGCTGCATATAAAGTAAATGCAAATAATACGTATAAATTTAGTTCATTGTTTATCAATTCTTCTAGTCAAAGTTTAGATGAATATAGTGGTGTAATTAATGTTTTTGATAACGCAAGTAATGGCGGAGGCTTTGTAAAAAGAGCAACTTTTGATAAAACAGCATTGTTTGTAAATCAGTTTTTAGGAAATCATAAAATTGGAGATAAAATTACTGTTGATTGGGGAATCTCATACAATCATATTAACAATGTAATTCCAGACAGAAGACAAAACATGTTGGTTCCTAAAGACAATAATGACCCAACAGGAGTAAAAGTAGTTTCTGATTTAACTTCTTCTGATAACCATCGTTTTTTCCAAGAATTGTTTGAAGATGAAGTTTCGGCAAATTTTTCAACGTCTTATCTTTTTGCAAAAGACAAAGAAGAAGTATACAAAGGAAAATTTACAGTAGGTTACAGCGGAAGATTTAAAAAAGTAGATTTTAAAGCAACTCAATTTAATTTTAGAATCAATAGAAACACTGTTCAACCAATTGTTGATCCTTCAAATTTAAACGCGTATTTTAATCAAGCTAATTTAACAAACAAATTTTTTAAAATAGAAACATTTAGAGGCGATGCTTCAACAGCAAACGCTTTAGACCCACAAACCTATTTTGGGAATCAATTTATAAATGGAGGATTTTTAGAAGCACAGTACAAGTTTACACCAAAATTTACAGCAGTTTTAGGAGTAAGGTTAGAGCATTTATATCAAGATATTAGCTGGAAAACTTCTTTAGATCCAGCAGGAAATAAAAGCACCTTTACAAAGTTTGAGTTTTTGCCAAACGCAACATTTAAATATGAAGTAAATGACAAAAATAATTTAAAATTAGCGGCAAGTAAATCGTACACATTACCTCAATATAAAGAAAGAGCTCCATTTCAATTCGAAGAAGTAACTCAAATTAAATTCGGAAATCCAGATTTAAACTTATCTACCAATTATAATGTAGACCTAAGATGGGAGTATTTTCCAAAAAGAGAAGAAGTTATTTCGATAACAGGTTTTGGGAAAATTATTAAAAACCCAATTAACGAAGTCATTGTTGCTTCTGCAACAAATGATATTTCTTATGTAAATACAGGAAAACAAGCAACTGTTTTTGGGGCAGAATTTGAAATCAGAAAGAATATTTTTTCTTTAGAAAATGATAAAGAAACAGCAGTGTTGAAAAACAAACTATCTGCTGGTTTTAATGCATCATACATGTATTCGAAGCAAGATTTTAACAGATTTAAAGTAATCAACGAAACCAACTTAAATGTAAACTTTACAAACAAAGAAGGAAGATTAACAGGGGCATCAGATTTAATTTTAAATGCAGATGTAACCTACAAAAAAGACTTTTCTAAAACAGCCAATTTATTAGCAACAATAAGCTATAATTATTTTTCAGATAGGGTGTATGCAATTGGTTCTGCAGGAAAAGGAGATCTTATCGATAAAGGAACTGGAAGTTTAGACATCATCTTAAAATCAGAACTTTCTAAAAAAATAAAGCTAGGGTTTTCTTTAAAAAACTTATTAAATCCATCAATTAAAAGAGTACAAGAAATTCAAAATGTAGAAGTACTTTCTTTTAAAAACGGAATAAAAGGAAGTTTATCACTTACTTATAAATTAGATTAA
- a CDS encoding glycosyltransferase: MKKIIVAPLNWGLGHASRCVPIIHFLLENDFVPILASDGKALTFLQKEFPNLESLELPSYNISYTKNLKLGLLFQLPKFVKTVQKEANVIADFIAKKKDVIGIISDNRFGARNAKIPSVYITHQLTVLSGIFTFFSTRIHQKIIQKFDECWVPDSKVNSLSGKLSKATKTTTTLTYIGALSRFKKADLPIKNSILIVLSGIESQRKSLEEKSLEAFKNYPKNIVLIQGKIEENQTKKVVGNLTIYNYLLSNELEREINQSEMILCRSGYSSIMDLAVLEKKAFFIPTTNQTEQEYLANYLEAKKVAPFCKEKDFKWSCLEEVKNYNGLSYSPNKLNKDLLRLF, from the coding sequence GTGAAAAAAATAATTGTAGCACCGCTAAATTGGGGATTAGGACATGCTTCTCGGTGTGTGCCAATTATTCATTTTTTATTAGAAAATGACTTTGTTCCGATACTTGCTTCAGACGGAAAAGCATTGACATTTTTACAAAAAGAATTTCCGAATTTAGAAAGTTTAGAATTGCCTTCTTACAACATTTCTTATACCAAAAATTTAAAATTGGGATTACTTTTTCAGCTTCCAAAATTTGTAAAAACGGTACAAAAAGAAGCCAATGTTATTGCCGATTTTATTGCTAAAAAAAAGGATGTTATTGGTATCATTTCAGACAATCGGTTTGGAGCTAGAAATGCGAAAATTCCGTCAGTGTATATCACACATCAATTGACTGTTTTGTCTGGGATTTTTACTTTTTTTTCAACGAGAATTCATCAGAAAATCATTCAAAAATTTGATGAATGTTGGGTGCCAGATTCTAAAGTAAATTCCTTATCGGGAAAGCTTTCTAAAGCAACAAAAACAACAACAACTTTAACATATATTGGTGCTTTAAGTCGCTTTAAAAAAGCAGATTTACCAATTAAAAATTCGATTTTAATTGTGCTATCGGGCATCGAATCGCAAAGAAAATCATTAGAAGAAAAATCATTAGAAGCTTTTAAGAATTATCCTAAAAATATCGTGTTGATTCAAGGAAAAATTGAAGAAAATCAAACAAAAAAAGTTGTAGGAAACTTAACAATTTACAACTATCTGCTTTCAAATGAACTAGAAAGAGAAATCAATCAGTCAGAAATGATTCTTTGTAGATCTGGGTATTCATCCATTATGGATTTGGCTGTTTTAGAAAAGAAAGCTTTTTTTATTCCGACGACAAATCAAACAGAGCAAGAGTATTTAGCAAACTATTTAGAAGCGAAAAAAGTGGCTCCTTTTTGTAAAGAAAAAGATTTTAAATGGAGTTGTTTGGAAGAAGTAAAAAACTACAACGGACTTTCTTATAGTCCAAATAAATTAAACAAAGACTTACTTCGCCTTTTCTAG
- a CDS encoding T9SS type A sorting domain-containing protein has translation MRKRYFLIFVFCTCFVLLSRGQSNNIKTTNIVKFSAFPNPVNQGVLTIKTFNTREKEVTIYNVLGKKIFTQKFSGTMKQLNVSEISSGIYIMKVVEGDKVATKKLVIK, from the coding sequence ATGAGAAAACGTTACTTTTTAATCTTTGTTTTTTGTACTTGTTTTGTTTTATTGTCTAGAGGGCAATCTAACAACATAAAGACAACTAATATTGTTAAGTTTTCTGCCTTCCCAAACCCAGTAAATCAAGGAGTATTAACTATAAAAACGTTTAATACTAGAGAAAAAGAAGTAACCATTTATAATGTATTAGGGAAAAAAATATTTACTCAAAAGTTTTCTGGAACGATGAAACAATTAAATGTTTCTGAGATAAGTTCTGGAATTTATATAATGAAAGTTGTTGAAGGAGATAAAGTGGCTACTAAAAAACTAGTAATCAAATAA
- a CDS encoding glycosyltransferase family 2 protein has protein sequence MSDNIEISATIVVYNEDVETLQKTVDCFLKTPLPKKLYLVDNSPTDVLKEHFKQEEIVYLFTRKNLGFGKAHNLVISKLKSEFHLILNPDVTFSPQVLPNLIHELNHQGTVAMISPQVLYPNGELQYTCRKKPTFLELICRRLRIKKEFTQQQEYRNLDLSKPFYPEFIHGCFMVFKTQDFKNINGFDERYFLYLEDADICRKVILNQKKILYFPSEKITHLHQKASAKRLKLFYHHIISAIKYTKKWQF, from the coding sequence TTGAGTGATAACATTGAAATATCAGCAACAATTGTAGTCTATAATGAAGATGTAGAGACGCTTCAAAAAACAGTTGATTGTTTTCTAAAAACACCCCTTCCTAAAAAATTATACTTGGTTGATAATTCGCCAACAGATGTGTTAAAAGAGCACTTTAAACAAGAAGAGATAGTATATCTTTTTACTAGAAAAAATTTGGGTTTTGGAAAAGCACATAACTTGGTGATTTCAAAATTAAAATCAGAATTTCATTTAATTTTAAATCCAGATGTCACTTTTAGCCCGCAAGTTTTACCCAATTTAATACATGAATTGAATCACCAAGGAACGGTTGCTATGATTTCTCCTCAAGTTCTATATCCAAACGGAGAATTGCAATATACGTGTAGAAAAAAGCCAACATTTTTAGAACTTATTTGTCGTAGATTAAGAATTAAAAAAGAGTTTACACAACAGCAAGAATATAGAAACTTAGATTTGTCAAAACCCTTTTATCCAGAGTTTATTCATGGTTGTTTTATGGTTTTTAAAACTCAAGATTTTAAAAATATAAATGGATTTGATGAGCGGTATTTTCTGTATCTAGAAGATGCTGATATTTGTAGAAAAGTGATTTTGAATCAAAAGAAAATTTTATATTTTCCTTCAGAAAAAATTACACATCTCCATCAAAAAGCATCAGCAAAAAGGCTAAAATTATTTTATCATCATATAATTTCTGCAATAAAATATACTAAAAAATGGCAATTTTGA
- a CDS encoding sensor histidine kinase yields MKLKKTYSFAIITAVYLAILVIVINVLAYFLYQKLGFWILPSSIITLLIISFFIIQYRVEYFIYRRVRKIYEDVSLLEIEDLKRKSVTTDMETLSKSLQRFAEGKRIEIQNLTERDSFRRDFLGNVAHELKTPLFTVQGYLLTLIEGASKDKEILEKYLKRANKGVERLAAIVKDLDMIAKLETEGLKIDLQPFNILELVQNVFDLFEMRAKKKNISLVFDRVYEFPIYVIGDVQKIEQVLINLVVNSIKYGKIGGLTKVAVDDYNENKFIIKVSDNGEGVKQEHISRLFERFYRVDQSRSRDQGGSGLGLAIVKHIIEAHNQTILLKSTFKEGSEFSFSLEKAK; encoded by the coding sequence GTGAAGTTAAAAAAAACATATTCTTTTGCAATTATCACTGCTGTATATTTAGCTATTTTAGTGATTGTTATCAATGTTTTAGCTTATTTTTTATATCAAAAACTTGGCTTTTGGATTTTACCTTCTTCTATTATAACGCTATTAATTATTTCTTTTTTCATCATTCAGTACAGAGTAGAATATTTTATTTATAGACGAGTTCGTAAAATATATGAAGATGTTTCCTTATTAGAAATTGAAGATTTAAAAAGAAAATCTGTTACAACAGATATGGAAACACTTTCTAAAAGTCTTCAAAGATTTGCCGAAGGAAAACGTATTGAAATACAGAATTTAACAGAAAGAGATTCTTTTAGGCGCGATTTTTTAGGAAATGTTGCGCACGAGTTAAAAACACCGCTATTTACTGTTCAAGGGTATTTATTAACCTTAATTGAGGGCGCATCAAAAGATAAAGAAATTCTAGAAAAGTACTTAAAAAGAGCTAATAAAGGTGTAGAAAGACTGGCGGCAATTGTAAAAGATTTAGACATGATTGCCAAATTAGAAACCGAAGGGTTAAAAATAGATTTACAACCATTTAACATTCTAGAACTCGTTCAAAATGTATTTGATTTGTTTGAAATGAGAGCAAAAAAAAAGAACATTTCTCTAGTTTTTGATAGAGTTTATGAATTCCCTATTTATGTAATTGGCGATGTTCAAAAAATTGAACAAGTGCTTATTAACTTAGTTGTAAACTCAATTAAATACGGAAAAATTGGAGGTCTAACTAAAGTTGCTGTTGATGATTATAACGAAAATAAATTTATTATAAAAGTTTCAGATAACGGAGAAGGAGTGAAGCAAGAGCATATTTCTCGATTGTTTGAGCGTTTTTACAGAGTTGATCAAAGTAGGTCAAGAGACCAAGGTGGTTCTGGTTTAGGTTTGGCAATTGTAAAACATATTATTGAAGCTCACAACCAAACCATTCTTTTAAAAAGTACCTTTAAAGAAGGTTCTGAATTTTCATTTTCCCTAGAAAAGGCGAAGTAA